DNA from Brachyspira aalborgi:
AATATTTCTTTTACTTTATAAAATCCCGCCTTTTCCCCCGTGCCTTTAAGAAAATATTTTTTCAATATGCTATTCGCTATCGGGTCTACGGATTCTTCTTTATAAACTCCTCGCATTGCATGAGAGAGAACATTTGTATCAATATCGCTTGCCAAAATTTTAATATCGTATTTGCCATATCTTTCGCCAAAATATTCATGCAAAGTCATAGCTATAGTATAAGGTTCTTCTCCCGTAGAACAAGCCGCCGACCATATTCTTAAATTTTTAACTCTGCCTTCTTGATATGATTTTTCCCAAGACGGCAAAAAATTGCTTTTCATATATTCAAAATGTTTATTTTCTCTAAAAAAATCGGTTTTGTTTGTGGTAACGGCGTTTATAAAATTTGTAATCTCTTCTTCATCGGATACATTTTTTAAGAAATCTATATATTCTTTAAAAGAAGACATATTTAAAGCTCTTAATCTTTTGATTATTCTTGAATTAACTAAAGCTCTTTTATGCTCCGACATTTGAATACGAGTTTTATCGTATATAATTTTAACCAAATCGTTAAACTCGGCGTCTGTCAAGGATGGCATACGAGAATTTAAATCTTCCATAAATCAAAACCTATTGTATCATTTTATTAATTTCTTCGTTTGATTTCACTATATCATCTATAGGCAAAACCATAATAATTTTATTTTCAAGCCTTATAACATTTGATATTTGAAGTCCTCTCATATTGTCAATAGGAGTTTCCGTTATTTGACTTTCAAACACGGTTATAACATCGCTTACTATATCCGCCAATATTCCAAATCTTCTATTCGAGTTAGATATTACTATAATAACATCATCTTCAATAGAATGGTCGTCTCTTCTTTCAAGTCCAAATCTTATTCTTATATCGACTACATGCAAAATATTTCCTCTTAAATTAATAAGTCCTCTCATATATTTAGGGCTTCCAGGAACGGGAGTAATATTTGTAACGCTTACTATACTTTCAATACTCAAAACATCTAAAGCGTATTCTTCATTATCTATTTTAAATACCAAAAACTGTTGACTAGGTTCGGTAGAAATATTTTCTTTATTTTCTAAACTTCCAACTTGAGGTATATTAGCCGAATTAATTTTTTGATTATCTAACATATTTAATTCTCCTTTATTTCTCAACCATTATTAATTTTGCCTTGCAAGGATATATTAACCAATCCTTGAATATCTATAATAAGAGCTATTCTTCCGTCTCCAAGTATAGTTCCGCCAGAAATTCCAGAATGCTTACTAAATGCAGAATCCAAAGAT
Protein-coding regions in this window:
- a CDS encoding CheR family methyltransferase gives rise to the protein MEDLNSRMPSLTDAEFNDLVKIIYDKTRIQMSEHKRALVNSRIIKRLRALNMSSFKEYIDFLKNVSDEEEITNFINAVTTNKTDFFRENKHFEYMKSNFLPSWEKSYQEGRVKNLRIWSAACSTGEEPYTIAMTLHEYFGERYGKYDIKILASDIDTNVLSHAMRGVYKEESVDPIANSILKKYFLKGTGEKAGFYKVKEILQKDLFFRQLNFKESDFDIHTMFDLIFCRNVIIYFDKDFQKELFNKFYRYMKEDSLVFIGHSETLFGISDKFRYVSSNIYKKI
- a CDS encoding chemotaxis protein CheW → MLDNQKINSANIPQVGSLENKENISTEPSQQFLVFKIDNEEYALDVLSIESIVSVTNITPVPGSPKYMRGLINLRGNILHVVDIRIRFGLERRDDHSIEDDVIIVISNSNRRFGILADIVSDVITVFESQITETPIDNMRGLQISNVIRLENKIIMVLPIDDIVKSNEEINKMIQ